In the genome of Nocardioides marmoribigeumensis, one region contains:
- a CDS encoding LutC/YkgG family protein: MNAREEILGRVRAALEGAPPPPVVEPRSVVEPRAVVEQGAQRPISRDHSATDLVDLFAERVADYTATVHRCTADEVEAVLTELLGDRTTVVPPGFDRAVPHPVEDTGLTPTELDGIDAVVTMATLGIAETGTIVLTHGPGQGRRALSLVPDLHVCVVREDQVVPGVPDAVTALDPTRPQTWISGPSATSDIELDRVEGVHGPRTLRVVLVAGDA, translated from the coding sequence GTGAACGCCCGCGAGGAGATCCTCGGCCGCGTCCGCGCGGCGCTCGAAGGAGCCCCGCCACCCCCGGTGGTCGAGCCACGATCGGTGGTCGAGCCACGAGCGGTGGTCGAGCAGGGAGCGCAGCGACCGATCAGTCGAGACCACTCCGCCACGGACCTCGTCGACCTCTTCGCCGAACGGGTCGCCGACTACACGGCGACCGTCCACCGCTGCACCGCCGACGAGGTGGAGGCGGTGCTGACCGAGCTGCTCGGCGACCGCACCACGGTCGTGCCCCCCGGCTTCGACCGGGCCGTCCCTCACCCCGTGGAGGACACGGGGCTCACACCCACCGAGCTCGACGGGATCGACGCGGTCGTCACCATGGCCACGCTCGGCATCGCCGAGACCGGCACGATCGTGCTCACCCACGGTCCGGGTCAGGGGCGTCGTGCGCTCAGCCTTGTGCCGGACCTGCACGTCTGCGTGGTCCGCGAGGACCAGGTCGTGCCGGGCGTGCCGGACGCCGTCACGGCTCTCGACCCCACCCGCCCGCAGACCTGGATCAGCGGCCCGTCGGCGACCAGCGACATCGAGCTCGACCGGGTCGAGGGCGTGCACGGGCCGCGCACGCTGCGGGTCGTCCTGGTCGCGGGCGACGCCTGA